Proteins encoded by one window of Blautia luti:
- a CDS encoding sensor histidine kinase yields the protein MKEKQEKLENKMKWMLLSTMIPMAVLIIVLLVFFWHYTNKYNQLSNNLAVSSEYNANYRNSNNDMSFKDEVDMDIYYVTIGRKGRDGLPIEQVDKAIDTVEKLKNTSTKKESLRSLKYMTNYLTNLKKRMNQLLEIKDYEERQEFVANNTEILTTLFEKEMQNYIYQEATQLVQLESQLAGNVRLTLLTMCAVILLSVIILLRRSFRLTYSITKPVSEILQNIKKVGKGEYKNISAVPADCVEIQELDAGTRKMAGRIKGLLENVRKEQEAQHLTELQLIQAQVNPHFLYNTLDTIVWLVEGGMDQDAVDMITSLSVFFRTSLSKGKDIIPLSEEERHTLSYLEIQQSRYRDILEFEINIPAELDNIMVPKLTLQPLAENALYHGIKNKRGKGKILIEGFDLGEDMMLRVTDNGQGMTPERLHEVQEAIRTGERAGFGLAAVSERIALYYGPGYGLKISSTEGEGTVMEVYMAKKIMSTNDELCDMNIKIR from the coding sequence ATGAAGGAGAAACAGGAGAAACTGGAAAATAAGATGAAGTGGATGCTTCTGAGCACTATGATTCCTATGGCTGTTCTGATCATAGTGCTTCTTGTTTTTTTCTGGCACTATACCAACAAATACAATCAGTTATCCAACAATCTGGCAGTCAGTTCCGAATATAATGCCAACTACAGAAATTCCAACAATGACATGAGTTTCAAAGATGAAGTGGATATGGATATTTATTATGTCACCATCGGCAGGAAGGGCAGGGATGGCCTTCCCATAGAGCAGGTGGATAAAGCCATTGACACAGTAGAGAAACTGAAAAATACCTCTACGAAGAAAGAAAGTCTGCGTTCTTTAAAATATATGACGAATTATCTTACCAACCTAAAAAAAAGGATGAACCAGCTTCTTGAGATCAAAGATTATGAAGAACGCCAGGAATTCGTGGCAAATAATACAGAGATCCTGACTACATTGTTTGAAAAGGAAATGCAGAATTATATTTACCAGGAGGCGACCCAGCTGGTACAGCTGGAATCCCAGCTTGCAGGAAATGTACGGCTTACCCTTCTGACCATGTGTGCCGTTATTCTTTTGTCAGTGATCATATTGCTGCGCCGTTCTTTCCGGCTGACCTACAGCATTACCAAACCGGTTTCTGAGATTCTTCAGAATATTAAGAAGGTAGGAAAAGGGGAGTATAAAAATATTTCCGCTGTGCCTGCTGACTGTGTGGAGATCCAGGAGCTGGATGCAGGAACTAGAAAGATGGCAGGCCGGATCAAAGGACTTCTGGAAAATGTCCGGAAGGAGCAGGAAGCCCAGCATCTTACAGAACTGCAGCTGATCCAGGCACAGGTAAATCCTCATTTTCTCTATAATACACTGGATACCATCGTATGGCTGGTTGAGGGGGGAATGGACCAGGATGCGGTGGATATGATCACAAGCCTGTCTGTTTTTTTCCGGACATCCCTTTCCAAAGGAAAAGATATTATTCCTCTGTCAGAAGAGGAACGCCATACCCTGAGTTATCTGGAGATCCAGCAGTCCAGATACAGGGATATTCTGGAATTCGAGATCAATATTCCGGCAGAATTGGACAATATCATGGTTCCCAAGCTTACCCTGCAGCCCCTTGCTGAGAATGCGCTTTATCACGGAATCAAGAATAAGCGGGGAAAAGGCAAGATCCTTATAGAAGGATTTGACCTGGGAGAGGATATGATGCTGAGAGTCACAGACAATGGACAGGGGATGACGCCGGAACGTCTTCATGAGGTACAGGAAGCAATCCGTACCGGGGAGAGAGCCGGATTCGGACTTGCGGCGGTATCAGAGAGGATCGCACTTTATTACGGACCGGGATATGGACTGAAGATTTCTTCCACAGAGGGAGAAGGAACTGTGATGGAGGTGTATATGGCGAAGAAGATTATGTCGACCAATGATGAATTGTGCGATATGAATATAAAAATAAGGTGA
- a CDS encoding TetR/AcrR family transcriptional regulator, with protein MSGFTKDIIARTLIELLDEKPMSKVTVKDIVERCGVNRNTFYYHFHDIPEVVEYVLKRKWDEILNSPRESNSILECMEEMADIVKANRRMMLNVYRSVKRDAFLYYMNEVSGYVFTRYFEKNTERLEIDDHERMLLIKYYKCLYIGLLMDWLDQGMKEDLSEQIQDMAELMEKRKDLLHNLNN; from the coding sequence ATGTCTGGTTTTACGAAGGATATAATTGCAAGGACTCTGATCGAGCTTCTGGATGAGAAGCCCATGTCCAAGGTTACGGTAAAAGATATCGTAGAGAGATGCGGTGTCAACAGGAACACGTTTTATTATCATTTTCATGATATTCCGGAAGTTGTGGAATATGTCCTGAAAAGAAAATGGGATGAAATCCTGAATTCGCCCAGAGAGAGTAACTCCATTCTGGAATGTATGGAAGAGATGGCGGATATTGTAAAGGCAAACAGAAGGATGATGCTGAATGTTTACCGTTCAGTAAAGAGAGATGCATTTCTGTATTATATGAATGAAGTATCCGGTTATGTATTTACCCGGTATTTCGAGAAGAATACAGAACGTCTGGAGATTGATGATCATGAGAGGATGCTTCTGATCAAATATTATAAATGTCTGTATATCGGTCTTCTGATGGACTGGCTGGATCAGGGCATGAAAGAAGACCTGTCCGAGCAGATCCAGGACATGGCAGAGCTGATGGAAAAGCGTAAAGATCTCTTACATAATCTCAATAATTAA
- a CDS encoding HdeD family acid-resistance protein has protein sequence MEAIRQLKIAKNGYIIMSLLFVILGICLIIWPDCSLKLFCTLIGIMLIAYGCIKIVGYFSKDYYCLAFQFDLAFGILLIAVGAIIIARREQVVNLIFAIFGILTLADALFKIQMSMDAKRFGLSLWWRILVVAVLTGILGVLLLIRPFDAAEIMMILVGVSFLFEGILNLCVAIYTIKILENRRPDIIDMDDFEKR, from the coding sequence ATGGAAGCAATAAGACAGTTAAAAATAGCGAAAAACGGATATATCATCATGTCGCTTTTATTTGTCATCCTGGGAATATGTCTGATCATCTGGCCAGATTGTTCTTTAAAGCTGTTCTGCACGCTGATCGGGATCATGCTCATTGCATACGGATGTATCAAGATCGTAGGTTATTTTTCCAAAGATTATTACTGCCTGGCATTCCAGTTTGATCTGGCGTTCGGAATTCTGCTGATCGCAGTGGGCGCGATCATTATTGCACGCAGGGAGCAGGTGGTGAATCTGATCTTTGCAATCTTTGGGATTCTGACACTTGCGGATGCATTGTTTAAGATTCAGATGTCTATGGATGCGAAAAGATTCGGGCTGAGCCTCTGGTGGAGGATTCTGGTGGTGGCTGTTCTGACAGGAATTCTGGGAGTCCTGCTTCTGATCAGGCCATTTGATGCTGCGGAGATCATGATGATCCTGGTAGGAGTTTCGTTCTTATTTGAAGGAATCCTGAATCTGTGTGTGGCGATCTATACGATCAAGATCCTGGAGAACCGCAGACCGGATATTATAGATATGGATGATTTCGAAAAGCGCTGA
- a CDS encoding radical SAM protein, whose product MNIMDKAKQAALIAAVKTGLNYLEKDPEVNIPKLMELIDKVVPDGWYEGQRNAIRNAIQDKNSNWYKLILRIYDLDPGVREAFFTNFITNASLKGSAIQQEVSEKNNCNVPWAILLDPTSACNLHCTGCWAAEYGHKLNLDFDTICSIVEQGRKLGTYMYIYTGGEPLVRKKDLIRICEKYPDCEFLSFTNGTLIDEEFCQEMLRVKNFVPAISLEGSEEANDGRRGDGVYDKVMHAMELLKSHKLPFGVSTCYTSANVDSVSSEEYFDHIIDCGALFVWFFHYMPTGNEAVVELMPNPQQREKMYHQIRKFRQTKSIFSMDFQNDAEYVGGCIAGGRRYLHINANGDVDPCVFIHYSNANIYKNTLLEALKSPIFMAYHDGQPFNENMLRPCPMLENPKLLRQMVEKTGAKSTDLQSPETVEHLCAKCDAYAERWTPKAEELFQKK is encoded by the coding sequence ATGAATATCATGGACAAAGCAAAACAGGCTGCACTGATCGCAGCTGTTAAGACAGGATTAAATTATCTGGAAAAAGATCCTGAAGTAAATATACCGAAATTAATGGAACTGATCGATAAAGTTGTTCCGGACGGCTGGTATGAAGGTCAGAGAAATGCCATCAGAAATGCCATTCAGGATAAAAACAGCAACTGGTACAAACTGATCCTGAGAATCTACGATCTGGATCCGGGTGTACGTGAAGCATTCTTTACAAACTTCATCACAAACGCCAGCTTAAAGGGAAGCGCTATTCAGCAGGAAGTATCTGAGAAGAACAACTGCAACGTACCGTGGGCGATCCTTCTGGATCCTACAAGTGCCTGTAATCTGCACTGCACAGGATGCTGGGCAGCTGAATACGGTCACAAACTGAACCTCGATTTCGACACCATCTGCTCTATCGTAGAACAGGGAAGAAAACTTGGAACATACATGTACATCTACACAGGCGGTGAACCTCTGGTACGTAAAAAAGACCTGATCCGTATCTGTGAGAAATATCCGGACTGCGAATTCCTTTCCTTTACCAATGGTACTCTGATCGATGAAGAGTTCTGCCAGGAAATGCTCCGTGTAAAGAACTTCGTACCTGCCATCAGCCTGGAAGGTTCTGAAGAAGCAAACGACGGACGCCGTGGGGACGGTGTTTATGACAAAGTTATGCATGCAATGGAACTTCTGAAATCTCACAAACTTCCATTCGGTGTTTCCACCTGCTATACTTCTGCAAACGTAGACAGTGTCAGCAGCGAAGAATACTTCGATCACATTATCGACTGTGGCGCACTGTTCGTATGGTTCTTCCATTACATGCCGACAGGTAACGAAGCAGTAGTAGAATTAATGCCGAACCCGCAGCAGCGTGAAAAAATGTACCACCAGATCAGAAAATTCCGTCAGACCAAGTCCATCTTCAGCATGGATTTCCAGAACGATGCAGAATATGTAGGCGGATGTATTGCAGGTGGAAGACGTTACCTGCATATCAATGCAAACGGCGATGTTGATCCATGTGTATTTATCCATTATTCAAATGCCAATATTTATAAGAACACTCTGCTTGAAGCACTGAAGAGCCCGATCTTCATGGCATATCATGACGGACAGCCATTTAATGAAAACATGCTTCGTCCGTGCCCGATGCTTGAGAATCCGAAACTTCTCCGCCAGATGGTAGAGAAAACAGGAGCCAAGTCCACAGACCTTCAGTCTCCGGAAACAGTAGAGCATCTCTGTGCGAAATGTGATGCCTATGCAGAACGCTGGACACCAAAGGCAGAGGAACTTTTCCAGAAAAAATAA
- a CDS encoding ABC transporter substrate-binding protein: MKKKIVSALLTATMVCGMSVVPAVGVAAADDTITVGFSQVGAESDWRTANTESMKSTFSEENGYELIFDDAQQKQENQLTAIRNFIQQEVDYIVLAPVTETGWDTVLQEAKDAGIPVIIVDRMVDVSDDSLYTAWVGSNFKLEGQKAMAWLDAYLEAKGRGDEEINLVDIQGTIGASAQIGRTQGFDDAVEAHDNWTTLAQQSGEFTQAKGQEVMESILKQSGDDIDVVYCENDNEAFGAIDAIEAAGYEVGGEEGQILVMSFDTTNAGLTDTLSGKITLDTECNPLHGPRVQEIIEKLEAGEEVDKQAYVDEEMFAADDTVTSIKVDDADYEVTTITQDIIDGRAY; this comes from the coding sequence ATGAAGAAAAAAATCGTGTCAGCTTTATTAACAGCAACAATGGTATGCGGTATGAGCGTTGTTCCGGCAGTGGGTGTAGCAGCAGCGGATGACACAATCACAGTTGGTTTTTCACAGGTAGGTGCTGAATCTGACTGGCGTACAGCTAATACAGAATCCATGAAATCCACATTCAGCGAAGAGAACGGATATGAATTAATCTTCGACGATGCACAGCAGAAACAGGAAAACCAGTTAACAGCAATCCGTAACTTCATCCAGCAGGAAGTTGATTACATCGTACTTGCTCCTGTAACAGAGACAGGTTGGGATACAGTTCTCCAGGAAGCAAAAGACGCAGGAATCCCTGTAATTATCGTAGACCGTATGGTTGATGTATCTGATGACAGCCTTTACACAGCATGGGTTGGATCAAACTTCAAACTTGAAGGTCAGAAAGCTATGGCATGGTTGGATGCATATCTGGAAGCAAAGGGACGTGGAGATGAAGAAATCAATCTTGTTGACATCCAGGGAACTATCGGTGCATCTGCTCAGATCGGACGTACACAGGGATTTGATGATGCAGTAGAGGCTCATGACAACTGGACAACACTTGCACAGCAGTCAGGTGAATTTACACAGGCCAAAGGTCAGGAAGTTATGGAATCTATCCTGAAACAGAGCGGTGATGACATTGATGTTGTTTACTGTGAGAATGATAACGAGGCATTTGGTGCAATTGATGCCATCGAAGCAGCAGGCTACGAAGTTGGTGGAGAAGAAGGCCAGATCCTTGTAATGTCCTTCGATACAACAAATGCTGGTCTTACAGATACATTAAGCGGAAAGATCACACTGGATACAGAGTGTAACCCATTACACGGACCACGTGTACAGGAAATCATCGAGAAACTTGAAGCTGGCGAAGAGGTTGACAAACAGGCTTATGTAGATGAAGAAATGTTTGCAGCTGATGATACAGTTACATCTATCAAAGTTGACGACGCTGACTATGAAGTAACAACTATTACACAGGACATCATTGATGGACGTGCATACTAA
- a CDS encoding response regulator, translating into MLKTFLVEDEVIVRETIKRMIPWEQYGFELAGEAADGEMALPLILKFRPDLLITDIKMPFMDGLTLCKLVKKELPDIKIVILSGYDDFNYAKQAISIGVEDYLLKPITKNAFIERLVEIHNRYEHEKTQKEYYEKFRLEMQEYERNASRDFFESLVRADSDLEEVYKRADKLNLDIVAEAYNILIFTPDTSDSSYSSVEGDSDWEAEVHKKIENYFLSHPVAILFRHQVFSYAILVKGQHDTISRNTRDCVEAVRNIMEETSQNADWFIAVGEDADRLSQIRHSYRTAMRAYSFRYLYDGHILAYDTLEEENENSCSTYKEENVQLKNVNVNALNPAILQKFLSSGLAEEVDGFVQDYFHAIGQEPMGSLVFRNYVVLNVRFSVLSFLKKLGCDVSGIEEEETDDIVEQTGRSMEAAVSYCDKLLKKAIAIRDENAGNQNRSVLKKAVEFIDENYMDEDLSLNKAAHVANVSANHFSAIFSQNMGQTFIEYLTELRMNKAKELLRCTSKRSSEIAGEVGYKDAHYFSYLFKKAQGMTPSEYRKTRGEA; encoded by the coding sequence ATGCTGAAAACCTTTTTGGTAGAAGATGAAGTTATAGTGAGGGAAACGATCAAGCGTATGATCCCGTGGGAACAGTATGGATTTGAACTGGCAGGAGAGGCTGCTGACGGAGAGATGGCATTGCCCCTGATCCTGAAATTCAGACCGGATCTTCTGATCACAGATATAAAAATGCCATTTATGGATGGATTAACTTTATGTAAACTTGTAAAAAAAGAACTTCCGGATATCAAGATCGTGATCCTCAGTGGATATGATGATTTTAATTATGCTAAACAGGCCATCAGCATCGGAGTGGAAGACTATCTGCTGAAACCCATCACGAAGAATGCCTTTATCGAGAGACTGGTAGAGATCCATAACCGTTATGAGCATGAGAAGACACAGAAGGAATATTATGAGAAGTTCCGTCTGGAAATGCAGGAATATGAACGGAATGCAAGCAGGGATTTCTTTGAATCCCTGGTAAGAGCGGATTCAGACCTGGAGGAAGTTTATAAAAGAGCAGACAAGCTGAATCTTGATATTGTGGCAGAAGCATATAATATCCTTATTTTCACACCGGATACCTCAGACAGCAGTTACAGTTCTGTGGAAGGAGATTCTGACTGGGAAGCAGAAGTACATAAGAAGATTGAGAATTATTTCCTCAGCCATCCGGTTGCAATCCTTTTCCGCCATCAGGTGTTCAGTTATGCCATTCTGGTAAAGGGACAGCATGATACCATCAGCAGAAATACCCGGGACTGCGTGGAGGCTGTCCGGAATATTATGGAAGAAACAAGCCAGAATGCAGACTGGTTTATCGCTGTGGGAGAGGATGCAGACAGACTGAGCCAGATCCGGCACAGCTACCGTACAGCCATGAGAGCCTATTCTTTCCGATATCTTTATGATGGACATATTCTGGCATATGATACGCTGGAAGAGGAAAATGAAAATTCCTGTAGTACATATAAAGAAGAGAATGTCCAGCTGAAAAATGTCAATGTCAATGCCCTGAATCCGGCAATCCTGCAGAAATTTCTAAGCAGCGGACTTGCTGAGGAAGTGGATGGATTTGTACAGGATTATTTCCACGCCATCGGTCAGGAGCCTATGGGATCTCTGGTATTCCGGAACTATGTAGTGCTGAATGTGCGATTTTCGGTGCTTTCTTTCCTGAAAAAACTGGGATGCGATGTTTCAGGAATTGAAGAAGAGGAGACAGACGATATCGTAGAGCAGACAGGCAGATCCATGGAAGCGGCAGTAAGCTATTGCGATAAACTGCTGAAAAAAGCCATTGCCATCCGTGATGAGAATGCAGGAAATCAGAACCGCAGTGTTCTGAAAAAGGCCGTAGAATTTATTGATGAGAATTACATGGATGAAGATCTTTCCCTGAATAAAGCTGCACATGTGGCCAATGTCAGCGCCAATCATTTCAGTGCGATCTTTAGCCAGAATATGGGGCAGACCTTTATTGAATATCTTACAGAGCTGAGGATGAACAAGGCCAAGGAACTTCTACGTTGCACTTCCAAGCGTTCCAGCGAGATCGCAGGAGAAGTAGGATATAAAGATGCCCACTACTTCAGCTACCTTTTCAAAAAGGCCCAGGGCATGACACCCAGCGAATATCGTAAAACGAGAGGAGAAGCCTGA
- a CDS encoding Ig-like domain-containing protein, whose amino-acid sequence MKKKWGLALLASACCLLMSPTGILAAQPTELFTAEETVTSDTEQNSETTEFTNDVNDAEQYYDNYVSNHEHVYAEEIVVPADCLNGGTKKLTCVLCGISHTETIPPLGHNTEEIRNVVKATCAHEGYTGDVYCSKCQTLMEKGEIEPAHTTHDYPYVINAIEPTCYSTGWTEGLECLTCGKTIKEPKKIPKLPHTKKITKKGRKATCMENGYTDEIVCGVCGASLQDSEIIWALNHKYDKNAKWKKYKVTSTAAYQYKECTRCGEKKIKKYITVQPSFESVWMQLGMDFDISLEITGPDSVKSWSSSNTSIAKVHKNSDGSCKVTAGSKPGNVKIYYTTKAGIRNYVKFTIARITRQIRNVPANKTLKAGKSFTLKPQRVPANSTEKITYKSSNTKIATVSTKGVIKAKKKGTVTITVKSGDVKVRCRVTVK is encoded by the coding sequence ATGAAAAAGAAATGGGGACTGGCATTACTGGCATCTGCATGCTGCCTGCTTATGAGTCCGACAGGAATACTGGCTGCACAACCGACAGAACTGTTTACTGCAGAGGAAACAGTTACATCAGACACAGAGCAGAATTCTGAAACCACTGAATTTACAAATGATGTTAATGATGCTGAACAATATTACGATAATTATGTTAGTAATCATGAGCATGTATATGCGGAAGAGATCGTTGTACCTGCTGACTGCCTGAACGGGGGGACGAAAAAGCTTACCTGTGTTCTGTGTGGTATTTCACATACAGAAACCATCCCGCCTCTGGGACATAACACAGAGGAAATAAGAAATGTGGTAAAGGCCACCTGTGCACACGAAGGTTATACAGGCGACGTGTATTGCAGCAAATGCCAGACTCTTATGGAAAAAGGAGAAATCGAACCTGCTCATACTACCCATGATTATCCTTATGTGATTAATGCTATAGAACCCACCTGTTATTCTACAGGATGGACAGAAGGTCTGGAGTGTCTGACTTGTGGGAAAACGATCAAAGAACCGAAAAAAATCCCGAAGTTACCACATACTAAAAAGATCACCAAAAAAGGCAGGAAAGCCACTTGTATGGAAAATGGATATACAGATGAGATCGTCTGCGGAGTATGTGGGGCGTCCCTGCAGGACAGTGAGATAATCTGGGCTTTAAACCACAAATATGACAAGAATGCAAAGTGGAAAAAATACAAGGTAACTTCTACTGCAGCATATCAGTATAAAGAATGTACACGCTGCGGAGAGAAGAAGATCAAGAAGTATATTACAGTTCAGCCTTCTTTCGAGAGTGTATGGATGCAGCTGGGAATGGATTTTGACATCAGTTTGGAAATAACCGGACCAGATTCTGTCAAAAGCTGGTCCAGCAGTAACACTTCCATTGCCAAGGTGCATAAGAACTCAGACGGCTCCTGTAAAGTAACAGCAGGATCAAAGCCGGGAAATGTAAAGATTTATTACACTACAAAGGCCGGGATCAGAAATTATGTGAAATTTACAATTGCCAGAATAACACGGCAGATACGGAATGTTCCGGCGAATAAGACACTTAAGGCAGGAAAATCTTTCACTCTGAAACCGCAGCGTGTGCCTGCAAACAGTACAGAGAAAATAACCTATAAATCCAGCAATACCAAAATCGCCACAGTCAGTACCAAAGGTGTGATCAAGGCGAAGAAAAAAGGTACAGTAACTATAACTGTAAAATCAGGAGATGTAAAAGTCAGATGCAGGGTAACTGTAAAATAA
- a CDS encoding sugar ABC transporter ATP-binding protein produces MEQNVVLEMRDISKNFTGVRALSHVDFTLRRGEIHALMGENGAGKSTLIKVLTGVHEFESGSIHMAGNSNAIVNHSPQEAQANGISTVYQEVNLCPNLTVAENLFIGREPRKMGMIDWKQMNERSGKLLESLDIHVPPTQQLEECSIAIQQMIAIARAVDMKCRVLILDEPTSSLDDDEVEKLFVLMRRLRDEGVGIIFVTHFLEQVYAVCDRITVLRNGELVGEYETKDLPRVMLVAKMMGKDFDDLADIKGEHKDKKQGKPEPVIEAKGLSHKGTIKPFDLTINKGEVIGLTGLLGSGRSELVRTIYGADKAETGTLKVKGKEAKINSPLDAMKLGMAYLPEDRKAEGIIADLSVRENIIIALQAKRGMFHPLSKKEMEEAADKYIKLLQIKTASRETPIKSLSGGNQQKVILGRWLLTNPDYLILDEPTRGIDIGTKTEIQKLVLDLADQGMAVTFISSEVEEMLRTCSRMAVLRDGQKVGELEENELSQSGVMKAIAGGDDK; encoded by the coding sequence ATGGAACAAAATGTAGTATTGGAGATGCGTGATATTTCCAAAAATTTCACTGGCGTTCGTGCCCTTTCCCATGTGGACTTTACCCTTCGTAGAGGTGAGATCCACGCACTGATGGGTGAGAACGGTGCAGGTAAATCAACACTGATCAAGGTTCTGACCGGTGTTCATGAATTTGAAAGCGGTTCTATTCATATGGCCGGAAACAGCAATGCAATTGTAAATCATTCTCCGCAGGAGGCACAGGCAAACGGTATCAGTACAGTATACCAGGAAGTAAACCTTTGCCCGAACCTGACTGTAGCCGAAAACTTATTTATCGGCAGAGAGCCGAGAAAGATGGGAATGATCGATTGGAAGCAGATGAATGAGCGCTCAGGAAAACTTCTTGAGAGCCTGGACATTCATGTGCCGCCAACACAGCAGCTGGAAGAGTGTTCCATCGCGATCCAGCAGATGATCGCAATTGCACGTGCGGTTGATATGAAATGTCGTGTACTGATCCTGGATGAGCCGACTTCCTCACTGGATGATGATGAAGTTGAAAAATTGTTCGTACTTATGAGAAGACTTCGTGATGAAGGTGTAGGTATTATCTTCGTTACCCACTTCCTTGAACAGGTATATGCAGTCTGCGACAGAATTACAGTTCTTCGTAACGGCGAACTGGTAGGAGAGTATGAGACAAAAGATCTTCCACGAGTTATGCTGGTTGCCAAGATGATGGGTAAAGACTTTGATGACCTTGCCGATATCAAAGGCGAGCACAAAGATAAGAAACAGGGAAAACCTGAACCTGTTATCGAAGCCAAAGGGCTTTCTCATAAAGGAACCATTAAACCATTTGACCTTACCATTAACAAAGGAGAGGTTATTGGTCTTACCGGACTTCTTGGTTCCGGACGTTCCGAACTTGTACGTACCATCTATGGTGCAGACAAAGCAGAGACTGGAACCCTTAAGGTTAAAGGTAAAGAAGCAAAGATCAACAGTCCTCTGGATGCTATGAAGCTTGGTATGGCGTATCTTCCGGAAGACAGAAAAGCAGAAGGTATCATTGCTGATCTTTCTGTAAGAGAAAATATTATTATAGCGCTCCAGGCTAAACGTGGTATGTTCCATCCATTAAGCAAGAAAGAAATGGAAGAAGCAGCCGATAAGTATATTAAACTGCTGCAGATCAAGACAGCAAGCCGTGAAACCCCGATCAAGAGCCTGTCCGGTGGTAACCAGCAGAAGGTTATCCTTGGAAGATGGCTTCTGACAAATCCGGATTACCTGATCCTGGATGAGCCGACCCGAGGTATTGATATCGGTACGAAAACTGAGATTCAGAAACTGGTTCTTGATCTTGCAGATCAGGGAATGGCAGTTACATTTATCTCCTCAGAGGTTGAGGAAATGCTCCGTACCTGTTCCCGTATGGCAGTCCTTCGTGACGGTCAGAAGGTAGGCGAGCTGGAAGAGAATGAACTTTCCCAGAGCGGAGTTATGAAAGCTATTGCCGGAGGTGACGATAAATAA